From one Desulfatiglans anilini DSM 4660 genomic stretch:
- a CDS encoding MBL fold metallo-hydrolase RNA specificity domain-containing protein: MIRVTCLGGAGSVTGSNYLVETVQGKKFLVDCGLFQGGRQIELRNWQPWPFDPKSIDTLFLTHAHIDHSGRIPKLVKDGFQGRIITSPPTAELCEIMLLDSAHIQEMDAEWQTRKNKRQSQPPIEPLYTTADAEASLKLFHPLERDRLVEIEPGVRARLRNAGHILGSSILEIWVEENGKTVKVVFSGDLGKKDQLIVKDPHEIFDADYLFLESTYGNRRHRSFEESEEELLEAIRYSTRHNEKIIIPAFAVERTQEILYVLGQFQREGKLPDIPIYLDSPLAIKATEIFRRNKKCYDAEARAIVSEGYDPFNMPNLHFTQETKDSIAINERRGSAIVIAANGMCTAGRIKHHLKHNLWREGASLVIVGYQAKGSTGRKIVDGAKQVKIFRENVAVRARVFTIGGFSAHADQADLLEWAGHFESNPRVFVVHGEAEAAQTLAQKISEELHFSVHVPKWKERLILKAVEVAYEEAPEEEAVPDVASQTLNMVINLENELKDLKKRIKARELEGKIGEEDLDRLQYVQEELRYLLSV; the protein is encoded by the coding sequence AGCATCGACACGCTCTTTTTGACGCACGCCCATATCGACCACAGCGGGCGCATCCCCAAGCTGGTCAAGGACGGTTTTCAGGGCAGGATCATCACCTCTCCCCCCACCGCAGAGCTCTGTGAGATCATGCTCCTCGATTCCGCCCACATCCAGGAGATGGATGCCGAATGGCAGACCCGCAAGAACAAGCGGCAGTCCCAGCCTCCCATCGAACCGCTGTACACGACGGCCGATGCCGAGGCAAGCCTCAAGCTGTTCCATCCGCTCGAACGGGACCGGCTGGTGGAGATCGAACCCGGTGTGCGCGCGCGGCTCAGGAATGCGGGGCATATTCTCGGCTCCTCGATCCTGGAGATCTGGGTGGAGGAGAACGGAAAGACGGTCAAGGTCGTCTTTTCCGGTGACCTTGGCAAGAAGGATCAGCTGATCGTCAAGGATCCCCATGAAATCTTCGACGCGGACTATCTTTTCCTCGAATCGACCTACGGAAACCGCCGCCACCGCTCCTTCGAAGAAAGCGAAGAAGAACTGCTCGAGGCCATCCGTTACAGCACCCGCCACAACGAAAAGATCATCATTCCCGCCTTCGCCGTAGAACGTACCCAGGAAATCCTCTATGTCCTCGGCCAGTTTCAACGTGAGGGTAAACTGCCCGACATTCCCATCTACCTCGACAGCCCTCTGGCCATCAAAGCCACGGAAATCTTTCGCAGAAACAAGAAATGCTATGACGCCGAGGCACGCGCTATCGTCTCTGAAGGGTATGATCCTTTCAATATGCCCAACCTGCATTTCACCCAGGAGACGAAGGATTCGATCGCCATCAACGAAAGGCGCGGCTCCGCTATCGTAATCGCCGCAAACGGGATGTGCACGGCTGGAAGGATCAAGCATCACCTGAAGCACAATCTCTGGCGGGAAGGCGCCAGTCTGGTGATCGTCGGCTACCAGGCCAAGGGAAGCACCGGGCGGAAGATCGTGGACGGTGCCAAGCAGGTCAAGATCTTCAGGGAGAATGTTGCCGTGCGCGCACGCGTCTTCACCATCGGGGGGTTTTCCGCCCATGCCGACCAGGCTGATCTGCTCGAGTGGGCCGGCCATTTCGAAAGCAACCCCCGTGTCTTCGTGGTCCATGGAGAGGCTGAGGCCGCGCAAACGCTGGCTCAAAAGATAAGCGAGGAACTGCATTTCTCCGTTCACGTTCCAAAATGGAAGGAGCGACTGATCCTCAAGGCGGTGGAGGTCGCTTACGAAGAGGCCCCAGAGGAGGAAGCTGTTCCGGATGTGGCTTCACAGACCTTGAATATGGTGATCAATCTCGAAAATGAACTCAAGGATCTGAAAAAGCGGATCAAGGCCAGAGAACTGGAAGGGAAGATCGGCGAAGAGGACCTTGACAGGCTGCAGTATGTCCAGGAAGAGCTGCGGTACCTGCTGAGTGTTTAA